A window of the Henckelia pumila isolate YLH828 chromosome 3, ASM3356847v2, whole genome shotgun sequence genome harbors these coding sequences:
- the LOC140892236 gene encoding calmodulin-binding protein 25, which yields MVWLSSPYMSARHVFQITRFLPPPQSPPPPYLCTLCPHRFFPIHRFFCLHFRLDFFVPCPDFTFRVSGNLWVFFDLVMEQLWQIRPAMGDAWISDLFAKENETLTIALQKSFESPYSDELFPAEMVESLFAIPDTTPVTTPTVSGGSENEALPTKQRRSMAPTGRVTKRKPRASKRATTTFITADPSNFRQMVQQVTGVNFGGLNGHLPFPPVLKPEPHRLVSRLQPGMDFTAIDPSAFILDGAGGPLVSHLAPPPTTIDGGAAAGTGLDFDSFCGFPTLESWKVV from the coding sequence ATGGTTTGGTTAAGTTCTCCGTACATGTCAGCTCGCCACGTGTTCCAAATTACGCGGTTTCTTCCACCCCCACAGTCCCCACCACCGCCTTATTTATGCACCCTCTGCCCCCATCGTTTCTTCCCCATTCACCGCTTCTTCTGTTTGCATTTTCGGCTCGATTTCTTCGTCCCATGTCCTGATTTCACCTTCAGAGTCTCTGGAAATTTGTGGGTTTTCTTCGATTTAGTGATGGAGCAGCTATGGCAGATACGGCCGGCGATGGGTGACGCTTGGATTTCGGACTTGTTTGCCAAGGAAAATGAGACACTCACTATAGCTCTGCAGAAGTCCTTCGAATCTCCCTACAGCGACGAGTTGTTCCCTGCTGAAATGGTGGAGTCTCTCTTCGCCATTCCCGACACCACGCCCGTCACCACTCCGACGGTCTCCGGAGGCTCGGAGAACGAGGCTCTCCCCACCAAGCAGCGCCGGAGCATGGCTCCCACGGGAAGGGTCACGAAGCGGAAGCCACGCGCGTCGAAGCGGGCCACCACGACGTTCATCACGGCGGATCCCTCGAATTTCAGGCAGATGGTGCAGCAGGTTACCGGCGTCAATTTCGGAGGCTTAAACGGGCACCTCCCTTTCCCGCCGGTGCTGAAGCCTGAGCCTCACAGGCTCGTGAGCCGACTTCAGCCGGGTATGGACTTTACCGCTATTGACCCGTCGGCCTTCATCCTAGACGGCGCCGGTGGGCCTCTGGTGTCCCATCTGGCTCCGCCGCCGACGACGATTGACGGCGGAGCAGCGGCCGGGACTGGGCTTGACTTCGACTCTTTCTGCGGGTTCCCGACTCTGGAGTCGTGGAAAGTTGTGTaa